Proteins encoded together in one Alteribacter keqinensis window:
- the bshB1 gene encoding bacillithiol biosynthesis deacetylase BshB1, with the protein MNNKLDILAIGAHPDDVEIGMGGTLALHAAKGYKTGIVNLTKADLSSNGTVEKRQEESDEAARRLSVTKVVQLDFPDRGLMNCRREVIEKLSELIREYRPKLVFAPNITDRHPDHTHTGELVKEAVFNAGIYKYNQHLGEAHKAESLYFYQINGFMEPDVVVDVSDYIEDKIQALKAFGSQFNTTDKTVATPLTDHYLERVRAREQVMGQLTGVRYGEGFKTSGPLGMTDLVREEQS; encoded by the coding sequence GTGAATAACAAACTGGACATTCTTGCCATCGGGGCCCACCCCGACGACGTGGAAATTGGAATGGGGGGAACCCTTGCCCTTCATGCAGCGAAAGGATATAAAACCGGAATCGTGAATCTGACGAAAGCAGACCTTTCTTCAAACGGCACGGTAGAAAAAAGGCAGGAAGAATCAGATGAAGCAGCCAGACGACTGTCTGTTACAAAAGTTGTTCAGCTTGATTTTCCTGACAGAGGCCTGATGAACTGCCGCAGGGAAGTAATTGAAAAACTGTCAGAGCTAATAAGAGAATACCGGCCGAAGCTTGTCTTTGCCCCGAACATTACAGACAGACATCCCGATCATACCCACACCGGTGAACTTGTAAAGGAAGCCGTGTTTAACGCCGGCATATACAAATACAACCAGCACCTTGGAGAAGCTCATAAAGCAGAATCTCTTTATTTTTACCAGATAAACGGCTTTATGGAACCGGATGTTGTAGTCGATGTCTCCGATTACATAGAAGATAAAATACAGGCGCTTAAAGCCTTTGGAAGCCAGTTTAATACCACAGATAAAACAGTGGCAACCCCCCTGACAGATCATTACCTGGAGAGAGTGAGGGCGAGAGAACAGGTAATGGGTCAGCTGACCGGCGTAAGGTACGGTGAAGGCTTTAAAACGAGCGGTCCCCTGGGGATGACAGATTTAGTGAGAGAGGAACAATCATGA